One genomic window of Aggregatilinea lenta includes the following:
- a CDS encoding DUF389 domain-containing protein has protein sequence MGDDKTNQTLVDTRRVLVPVANPATAPDLIRLACKLATPQKGDVWALYVVLGSGEDDSEPLEELQEIVEKEHASGSPVELLTRSATSVARGILDSAREQGATLLLMGFEAQSKGKVELGPVVDAVARTTPCDLLVFRTPPHVRHVLEDIDRIILPLDGREHSQIAARFGVFLAGSMGVQASAVHVQTTPNMPSWYGLGRIEASLQDVPDARQVQRQVVQAGDIAAGILSRSDPDDLIVLAFSERSSLDRWIYGTVTQRVLAQASGPVLVVKRAMRDDLPALERAGRLLLARFSPTLTPYERSEVERVALETSHVSINFVVLMLLSSVLASFGLLQNSSAVIIGAMLVAPLMSPLMSFSVGLIRGQPALLRRSALTTGIGVLIALLVAILVGVSMPVNFSTAEMLARGQPSLIDMGVALASGAAGAYALARKDIPSALAGVAIAAALVPPLCTGGLALAFGDSMLASGAGLLFLTNIVSISLAGAVVFMWLGVRPGEQLRMRFGWGLSLGLLLLLTVPLGSAFLNAVRMERQTDAARSILEAELPDADVLEVKLTTGDPLLVTATVLSSDWVSSVAVYAAQNALTDEFDEDVKLTVTNWRAITPQQAEPSDPGIRP, from the coding sequence ATGGGCGACGATAAGACAAATCAGACGTTGGTAGACACCCGGCGGGTGTTGGTGCCGGTCGCCAATCCGGCCACCGCGCCGGACCTGATCCGGCTGGCGTGCAAGCTGGCAACGCCGCAGAAGGGCGACGTGTGGGCGCTGTACGTGGTGCTCGGTTCGGGCGAAGACGACAGCGAACCGCTGGAAGAGCTTCAAGAGATCGTCGAGAAGGAGCACGCGTCCGGCTCGCCGGTTGAGCTGCTGACGCGCAGCGCGACGAGTGTCGCGCGCGGTATCCTCGACTCGGCGCGGGAGCAGGGCGCAACGCTGCTGTTGATGGGCTTCGAGGCGCAGTCGAAGGGCAAGGTCGAACTCGGCCCGGTGGTGGACGCCGTGGCGCGTACCACGCCCTGCGACTTGCTCGTCTTCCGCACTCCGCCACATGTGCGCCACGTGCTCGAAGATATCGACCGTATCATCCTGCCGCTGGATGGCCGCGAGCATTCGCAGATTGCGGCGCGGTTCGGCGTGTTTCTGGCGGGATCGATGGGCGTGCAGGCGTCTGCTGTGCACGTGCAGACGACGCCGAACATGCCGAGCTGGTACGGGCTGGGGCGGATCGAAGCGTCGCTGCAGGACGTGCCGGACGCACGCCAGGTGCAGCGCCAAGTGGTTCAGGCCGGTGACATTGCGGCGGGTATCCTCTCGCGCAGCGATCCCGACGATCTGATTGTGCTCGCGTTTTCAGAGCGCAGCTCGCTCGACCGCTGGATCTACGGCACGGTCACGCAGCGTGTGCTGGCGCAGGCGTCTGGGCCGGTGCTGGTGGTCAAACGCGCCATGCGCGACGATCTGCCCGCCCTGGAGCGCGCGGGGCGGCTGCTGCTGGCGCGTTTTTCGCCGACGCTGACACCATACGAACGCAGCGAGGTCGAGCGCGTTGCGCTGGAAACGAGCCACGTCAGCATCAATTTTGTGGTGCTGATGCTGCTGTCGTCGGTGCTGGCGAGCTTCGGGCTGCTGCAAAACAGCTCGGCGGTGATCATCGGCGCGATGCTCGTCGCCCCGTTAATGTCGCCGCTGATGTCGTTTTCAGTCGGGCTGATCCGGGGGCAGCCCGCGCTGCTGCGGCGGTCGGCGCTGACCACCGGCATCGGCGTGTTGATCGCGCTGCTGGTGGCGATCCTGGTCGGCGTGTCAATGCCGGTCAACTTTTCGACGGCGGAAATGCTGGCACGCGGCCAACCGTCGCTGATCGATATGGGTGTGGCGCTGGCGTCCGGCGCGGCGGGCGCGTATGCCCTGGCGCGCAAGGACATCCCCTCGGCGCTGGCGGGTGTGGCGATCGCGGCTGCCCTGGTGCCGCCGCTGTGTACGGGTGGTCTTGCGCTGGCGTTTGGGGACAGCATGCTGGCGTCCGGTGCGGGCCTGTTGTTCCTGACCAACATCGTCAGCATCAGTCTGGCCGGGGCGGTCGTGTTCATGTGGCTGGGCGTGCGTCCCGGCGAGCAACTGCGCATGCGCTTTGGCTGGGGGCTGTCGCTGGGCCTGCTGCTGCTGCTGACCGTGCCGTTGGGCAGCGCGTTTCTGAACGCGGTGCGCATGGAGCGCCAGACCGACGCGGCGCGCTCGATCCTGGAAGCAGAGCTGCCCGACGCTGACGTGCTTGAAGTGAAGCTGACGACTGGGGATCCATTGCTCGTGACGGCGACAGTACTCAGTTCCGATTGGGTGTCATCGGTCGCGGTGTATGCGGCGCAGAACGCGCTAACCGACGAGTTCGACGAGGACGTGAAACTGACGGTGACCAACTGGCGCGCGATCACGCCGCAGCAGGCGGAGCCGTCCGATCCGGGAATCCGGCCCTGA
- a CDS encoding HAD-IC family P-type ATPase, with protein sequence MSDPASTTTQAPPAIRGLTGAEVQERLRQGQRNVMPVKTSRTLPQIFSENFFSLTNVILFGIMIVLVIIGEPGDAFVTGGVVLINVVIGVFQELRAKRQLDRIALLTRPRVVVIRDGQEHQIDPGDVVLGDALVLHPGDQIVVDGKLLTARRIDVNESLLTGESDFVPKAQGDELLSGSFCVTGSGIYSAERVGADSFANKLTAGAREYRRVQTPLQHQISILVRALVTLAILLSILLFLSYAVKDEPFRNGVESAAVVISLVPQGLLLMITVAYALGAVRIAGRGALVQQINAVESLSNVDVLCLDKTGTLTTNRIALREIIPIHCTEADLRHLLGDFAASTGRVNRTAEAIADACPGMARPIAAEVPFSSEYKWSGATLGADGLQDTLILGAPEVLLHYVTDGTVLASQIEAWADEGLRVLLFTRAAAPLDGAARQGPPALPADLDPLGWLTFSDELRPDVQSVLDQFREAGVALKLISGDNPQTVAALAGMAGFSRDVSVVSGLDLAEMTEGQFTETINEATVFGRITPEQKQRIVQALRADGHYVAMIGDGVNDVLSLKHAQMGIAMESGSQATRSVADMVLLGDRFGVLPEAIKEGQRILNGMQDVMRLFLTRTIYAALLIIVAGFIGATFPFTPRHNALLTTLPVGIPAVILTVWASSGQTDKRNLLAVVGEFALPAGFSIALTTLAVFLLYRDHSVEMQRTVLTTTALFCGLWLIILAEHPVEVWKSGRPHAHSPRRRWLALAMLSAYGVVYAIPPLRDFFELSVMGWQDYAVAIAAVAIWAIVVQLLWRFDVFKRVLIPGE encoded by the coding sequence ATGTCCGATCCTGCTAGCACAACTACTCAAGCGCCGCCCGCGATCCGGGGATTGACCGGCGCGGAAGTTCAGGAACGCCTCCGGCAAGGGCAGCGCAACGTCATGCCCGTCAAGACCAGCCGGACTCTGCCCCAGATCTTCAGTGAGAATTTCTTCTCGCTGACCAACGTCATCCTGTTCGGCATCATGATCGTGCTGGTCATTATCGGCGAGCCGGGAGACGCCTTCGTGACGGGCGGCGTCGTGCTGATCAACGTCGTCATCGGCGTGTTTCAGGAGCTGCGCGCCAAGCGCCAGCTTGACCGCATCGCCCTGCTCACCCGCCCCAGAGTCGTCGTCATCCGCGATGGGCAGGAGCACCAGATCGATCCCGGCGACGTGGTCCTGGGCGACGCGCTGGTTCTGCATCCCGGCGACCAGATCGTCGTGGACGGCAAGCTGCTCACCGCGCGGCGCATCGACGTCAACGAGTCGCTGCTGACGGGTGAATCGGACTTCGTGCCCAAAGCACAGGGTGACGAGCTGCTCTCCGGCAGTTTTTGCGTGACGGGCAGCGGCATTTACAGCGCGGAGCGCGTCGGCGCAGACAGCTTCGCCAACAAGTTGACAGCAGGCGCGCGCGAATATCGCCGCGTGCAGACCCCACTCCAGCACCAGATCAGCATCCTGGTGCGCGCGTTGGTCACGCTCGCCATCCTGCTCTCGATCCTGCTGTTCCTGTCTTACGCCGTCAAGGACGAGCCGTTCCGCAACGGCGTCGAATCGGCGGCGGTGGTCATCTCGCTGGTTCCGCAGGGTTTGCTGCTCATGATCACGGTCGCCTACGCACTCGGGGCAGTGCGCATCGCCGGACGCGGGGCGCTGGTCCAGCAGATCAACGCCGTCGAGTCGCTCAGTAACGTGGATGTGCTCTGCCTGGACAAAACCGGCACGCTGACCACCAACCGCATCGCGCTGCGCGAGATCATCCCCATCCATTGTACCGAAGCGGATCTGCGGCACCTGCTCGGCGATTTCGCGGCCAGCACCGGGCGCGTGAACCGCACGGCGGAAGCCATCGCGGACGCCTGCCCCGGCATGGCGCGGCCCATCGCGGCGGAAGTGCCATTTTCCTCCGAATACAAGTGGAGCGGCGCAACGCTCGGCGCGGACGGATTGCAGGACACGCTGATCCTGGGCGCGCCGGAGGTGCTGCTGCACTACGTAACGGATGGCACGGTCCTGGCGAGTCAGATCGAAGCCTGGGCGGACGAAGGGCTGCGCGTGCTGCTGTTCACCCGCGCAGCCGCTCCGCTCGACGGCGCGGCGCGGCAGGGGCCGCCGGCCCTGCCCGCCGACCTGGATCCGCTCGGCTGGTTGACCTTCTCCGACGAACTGCGCCCGGATGTGCAGAGCGTGCTGGATCAGTTCCGCGAGGCGGGGGTCGCGCTGAAACTGATCTCCGGCGACAACCCGCAGACGGTCGCCGCGCTGGCCGGGATGGCCGGGTTCAGCCGCGACGTGAGCGTCGTCTCCGGCCTGGACTTGGCCGAGATGACCGAGGGCCAGTTCACGGAGACCATCAACGAGGCAACCGTCTTCGGGCGCATCACGCCAGAGCAGAAGCAGCGCATCGTGCAGGCCTTGCGCGCTGACGGGCATTATGTGGCGATGATTGGCGACGGCGTCAACGACGTGCTCTCGCTCAAGCACGCGCAGATGGGCATCGCGATGGAAAGCGGCAGCCAGGCGACGCGCAGCGTAGCGGATATGGTGCTGCTCGGCGACCGCTTCGGCGTGCTGCCGGAGGCGATCAAAGAGGGTCAGCGCATCCTCAACGGCATGCAGGACGTGATGCGCCTGTTCCTGACGCGCACCATTTACGCCGCCCTGCTGATCATCGTCGCGGGCTTCATCGGTGCGACCTTCCCCTTCACCCCGCGCCACAACGCCCTGCTGACCACCCTGCCGGTGGGCATCCCCGCCGTCATCCTGACCGTGTGGGCGTCGTCCGGCCAGACCGACAAGCGCAACCTGCTGGCGGTCGTGGGTGAGTTCGCGCTGCCCGCCGGGTTCAGCATCGCGCTGACCACACTGGCCGTTTTCCTGCTGTACCGCGATCACAGCGTCGAGATGCAGCGCACCGTGCTGACCACCACGGCGCTGTTCTGCGGTCTGTGGCTGATCATCCTGGCCGAGCACCCGGTCGAGGTGTGGAAAAGCGGCAGGCCACACGCCCATAGTCCGCGTCGCCGCTGGCTGGCGCTGGCGATGCTGAGCGCATACGGCGTGGTGTACGCCATCCCGCCCCTGCGCGACTTCTTCGAGCTTTCGGTCATGGGCTGGCAAGACTACGCCGTCGCGATCGCGGCAGTGGCGATCTGGGCCATCGTCGTGCAGCTTCTGTGGCGCTTTGACGTGTTCAAGCGCGTGCTGATTCCAGGGGAGTGA
- a CDS encoding MFS transporter, producing MMRRILSGPAVALRRLGATLFYRDGTSLFHVLAVPDFRNLWTGQMISMLGDAVAYNTMLFAIIRMADDAGKSSGEVLGMLAVIGAIPTLILGLVAGTVADRADRKHVMIAADLLRGVLTLSYLFVDRWSELWIFFVASVLSSVISTFFYPARTALVPMILSKKELLAANAFGQLTHTLSFVVGAALAGVLVGLADATAPAFIIDSLSFFVSAYFILRIRTSGRVPRDALVQAAAPVLRSVAGTLRSAAFTTRAMAGELVVGVRYTLTDPIMRGVLISFLAMMLGLGAANVTFVPLLIDELGMNEAGIGPIRFAQTAGIILSSTAISALAARYRARNLIGLGMLAFGVTTVMVAVTENFWVMLGVMFLVGLAISPPQIIAATLMQQHVPQEKLGRASGAQNTIVNVANIASMGAAGYLMDRIGARSVFASAGLVIFLAGIVSWWALRGVEDAPPVAERAEGEPEDLLVPEPVDAPELLVVE from the coding sequence ATGATGCGCCGCATTTTGTCTGGACCGGCTGTTGCTCTGCGCCGGTTAGGGGCAACCCTCTTTTATCGGGACGGAACCAGCCTGTTCCACGTCCTGGCCGTGCCCGACTTCCGCAACCTGTGGACCGGGCAGATGATTTCGATGCTGGGTGACGCCGTGGCCTACAACACCATGCTGTTCGCCATCATCCGCATGGCCGACGACGCGGGCAAAAGCTCCGGCGAAGTGCTGGGTATGCTGGCCGTCATCGGCGCAATCCCGACGCTCATCCTGGGGCTGGTCGCCGGGACGGTCGCCGACCGCGCCGACCGCAAGCACGTCATGATCGCCGCCGACCTGCTGCGCGGGGTCCTGACGTTGTCGTACCTGTTCGTGGATCGCTGGAGCGAACTCTGGATCTTCTTCGTCGCGTCGGTCCTGTCGAGCGTGATCAGCACCTTCTTCTACCCGGCGCGCACGGCGCTCGTCCCGATGATCCTGAGCAAGAAGGAACTGCTTGCGGCCAACGCCTTCGGGCAGCTCACGCATACGCTGTCGTTTGTGGTCGGTGCTGCGCTGGCGGGCGTGCTGGTTGGCCTTGCCGACGCCACCGCCCCCGCTTTCATCATCGACAGCCTGTCGTTTTTTGTGTCGGCCTATTTCATCCTGCGCATCCGCACGTCGGGCCGCGTCCCGCGCGACGCGCTGGTCCAGGCCGCCGCGCCGGTCCTCCGTTCCGTGGCCGGGACGCTGCGCAGCGCCGCCTTCACGACGCGCGCGATGGCGGGCGAGCTGGTCGTCGGCGTGCGCTACACGCTCACCGACCCGATCATGCGCGGTGTGCTGATCAGCTTCCTGGCGATGATGCTCGGCCTCGGCGCGGCGAACGTCACATTCGTGCCGCTGCTGATCGACGAGCTGGGTATGAACGAGGCGGGCATCGGCCCAATCCGCTTCGCGCAAACAGCGGGCATCATCCTGAGCAGCACGGCGATCTCCGCACTGGCCGCCCGCTACCGCGCCCGCAACCTGATCGGCCTGGGCATGCTGGCCTTCGGCGTCACGACCGTCATGGTCGCCGTCACAGAGAACTTCTGGGTGATGCTCGGCGTGATGTTCCTGGTCGGGCTGGCGATCTCCCCGCCCCAGATCATCGCCGCAACGCTGATGCAGCAGCACGTCCCGCAGGAAAAGCTCGGACGTGCGTCCGGCGCGCAGAACACCATCGTCAACGTGGCGAACATCGCCTCAATGGGCGCGGCAGGCTATCTGATGGACCGCATCGGCGCGCGCAGCGTGTTCGCCTCGGCGGGCCTCGTGATCTTCCTGGCAGGAATCGTGTCGTGGTGGGCGCTGCGCGGCGTGGAGGATGCACCGCCCGTAGCCGAACGAGCTGAGGGCGAGCCGGAGGATTTGCTCGTGCCGGAGCCGGTAGATGCACCGGAGCTGTTGGTCGTGGAATAA